GGGTCGAGATCGGCGACTGACTGACCGGTATCTCCGCAGCGGTATCAATGACCGGTGCAGGCGTGCTTGCGCACCCCGCCAAAAGTGCCATCACCGCCAGCGCTGCGCATTGCCGAAACCTGACACCCATTCCACACCCCGGCCGAAAGAGACTGTCAAAACAGTGCCTTACGCGCACGCTAGGGTCAAGCCCGCTGCTATCAGAATGATTGTTTAATGATTTCCTGTATGGGCCAGCATTACCGACAATTGGCACATCGGCCTGCCACTTTGCTCGCGCCACACATTGAACGCTGCCTGCACTGCCGCCTGGTCGCGCTGACTGCTCGGCACTCGGTCGACAATTTTCTGCGCTGCCAGCGCAGCAACCACGTCGTTGGTGGGCACGAAGGTGTCCTTGCCGACCATACGCAAGTATCGGGGAGCCGACAGACCGCCCATCTGGCTCGCGCGCCGGGACAGCAGACGCCACAACCCGACGATGTCGGTTACCGGCCATTGGGCAATTGCTGCACCGGCCCCGCCCTGCTCCTCCCGCAAATCGAGCATGAGTTGTGCATTTCGAGGCACGCTGCGTAGCTTGCCCAGATGACGGATGATCCGGGGGTTCTGCATCAGGCGCTCGATATGTTCGCCGCCCATGAGCACCACTTTCTCGGGATCGAATCGGAAGAAGGCCTCTTCGAACGCCGGCCACTTCGCGTCAACCAGGCTGTGCTTGAGGCCCGCGCGAAAGATCCGCAGTGCCATCAACGAGAGATAACGATCGTCGGGCATCGTGCGCAACGTCGCGTCCGACGCCGGAACCGGCAGGCTGGCTTCGAGTGCGGCCGCCGAACCAAACCGATTCAGACAGAATTCATGTAGCCAGGCGTAATCGCGCATCGGGATCCGTCTTCACAGATTCATGACATTGAGGAAACGGGGTGTCGCCTCGTCATCGATACGCAGGTTGGCAAAGTCGAACAGTGCGGTATCGGCCAACTGGGAGGGCTGGACGTGGCGCAACGCGCGGAAGATGTTTTCTACACGCCCGGGCGTTTCACGCTCCCAGCCCTGGAGCATTTCCTTGACTACCTTGCGTTGCAGGTTCTCCTGAGAGCCGCAGAGGTTGCAAGGAATGATGGGGAATTCGCGCATGGTGGCGTAGGCGGCAATGTCCTTTTCGTTGCAGTACGCAAGCGGTCGAATCACCACGTTACGCCCGTCGTCGGCGCGCAGCTTGGGTGGCATCGCCTTGAGGTTGCCGCCGTAGAACATGTTCAGGAAGAACGTTTCGACGATGTCGTCACGATGGTGTCCCAGCGCCATCTTGGTCGCGCCGATCTCATCTGCGTACGTGTACAGATTCCCCCGGCGCAGGCGCGAGCAGAGCGAACACGTCGTCTTGCCTTCGGGAATCTTCTCTTTGACGATTGAATAGGTGTCACGCTCGAGAATGTAGTACGCAACGCCCAGCTGCTCGAGATACGCGGGCAGAACATGCTCGGGAAAACCGGGCTGCTTCTGATCCATGTTCACGGCAACCAGCTCGAACCGTACCGGAGCGACCTTCTGCAGGTGTAGCAGCATGTCCAGCAAGGTATAGCTATCCTTGCCACCGGACAGACATACCATGATCTTGTCGCCTTCCTCGATCATGTGGTAGTCGGTGACCGCCTCGGCAGTCAGGCGACGCAGGCGCTTTTGCAGTTTGTTCTGATTGACACTCAGGCTGGTCATGGCAGGGCAAGTCCGGGTAGATCGAAAGGCGCTATGTTACCCGTAAACCGTGGCCATAAAAACAACACCCCCCGCCGGCCTTTACAGACCAACAAGGGGCGTTGCGTTGCCGCAGAAGCTCAGCGCAGATAGACGGGACCGATACCGAAGCCCCAGAAGATGACGGCTGTGGCCATCATGCCTACCAGCACCACCAGGCCCACCGCAAGAATCGAGCTGGAAAACAGGAAACCCTCTTCGCTGGGGATATCCATGAAGATCGGAATGCCCTGATACAGCAGGTAGACGGTATAGGAAATCGCAGCGGTACCCACGATCATCGCCAGCCACAGGTTCGGATAGAGCGCTGAAAGGCCTGCAATGAACAGCGGCGTAGCTGTATATGCGGCGAACACCAGGCAGTCGTTGAAGGTGGGGGTCGAATCGTAGGTACGCGCCATCCAGTGGATGAAGGCGCCCATCACGACGACACCTGCGAGCATGGCGATGTAGGACAGCACGGTCATGTACATCGCGCTGGCCTGAGTCAGACGCACAGGCTCGACAGTGCCGATTGCCCAACCGACCTGTGTAGTGCCGATGTACGCCGACACCACGGGGATCGCGGCGAGCACCAGAACGTGAATGAGATACATGGGACCGATGGTGCGTTCCTCGCCCTTGATGTCCCGCCACTCCTGGCCGGGATGGGTGAAGAGTCCCACAACGTGATGGATCATGGTCTGACCTCCTGATTATTATTCTCGCTCGGCGGGTGACGCGCGGTCCCCACCGGGCCAGGGCTGTGACGGAATGTCGCATGCCCATGCCATGACTATAGTCAAAAACGTTTCCGAGAAAACCCGGGCGGTTAGGCTGATTGGCGACTTCAGCGCGCCGGGTAATAGCGTTCCAGTATTAGCAACGCGGCGTTGATCGCCTGCAAACGCTCTGTATCGCCGCCTCTGTCAGGATGATGTTTGCTCACCAGTTGGCGGTAGCGCTTCCTGATCGTCGTGCGATCCACCGGTGCTTCCAGCTCGAACAGCATCAGAGCCGCATCCACATCGTCATCGGGCGGCTGGCTTTGCTGGTGCCCGCGCCAGAAGCTGTCCAGGAGCCGTTGCACGTCTGCTTCGTGAGTCCTCGCCCACTCCGACCAGTCCAGATAATACGCGCGCAGCGGATCGGTGCACGTCAGCCCGGGAGCAGACGGCGAACGGTGCTCGATGGCGATCCGCAGCGCATGAATGTGCACTTGTATTCCCGAGGCAGCCAGCGTGTCTGACAATCGATACAGCGTATGGAACAAGAGAAAATGCAGCTGGAACAGCTTCAGAGGGTCGCGCAGCGCTCCAGGCGCTGCGAAGAGCGAGTCGGGCCGCTCCTGGGCGATGCGTCTGATCAGCCCGAACTCATCGGTGCCGTCCGGCGACTCCTGGAGTATTTCCAGGAGCAACGCATCGAAGCCTTCTGGCAACAGTTGTTCCGACGTAACGGTAGTCATTCGGAGAGTGTACCCGACACGCCTGCCCGATCGTCAGCTCGACGCTGAACACTTCACGTTTTCGTCATCAAGTGGAAACCGTGGTGTAAGACCGGTTGCGTATGAATGTCATGGACTTTCACATCGACAAGGACAGACACATGCAAAAGTGGATCATGACTGCCACCGCCGCGGCGGTGCTCGCCGCCCTGGCCGGCTGCAACAGCGACAGTTCGGATGACCCGGCGCCGGTCGCCCCGGCACCAACCCCTGCGCCAGAAGTCACCACACCTGACCGCATCAGCCTGAGTTTGCTGGGCCGCTACAGCTCCGGCGTGTTCGATGCGAGTGCTGCCGAGATCCCGGCGTTTGATCCGGTGAACCGGCAGATTTTTATAGTCAACGCGCAAAAGGGAGCGATCGATATAATCGATGCGAGCGATGCGACAGCTCCTGAGCTGGTCAAGACATTGACCGTAGAAGACATCGCACCCGGCGCCGTGGTCAACAGCGTGGCCTATCGCGACGGACTGATAGCGGTTGCCATCGAAGCAGATGACAAGACAGACCCTGGCTACGTTGGCCTGTATGACGCGGCGACGCATGAGCTGCTTGACAGCGTGATGGTTGGCTCGCTGCCCGATATGCTCACCTTTACGCCGGACGGACGCTACATTCTGGTCGCCAACGAAGCAGAGCCAAGCGACGACTACAGCAGTGACCCAGAAGGCTCCATCAGCATCGTTGCGCTCGCCGAGCGCGCACTTGGCGCCGTCTCCACTGCAACCTTCGAGTCATTCAATGGCCGCGAAGCGCAACTGCTGGAGGCCGGCGTGCGCCTGTACGGCCCCAATGCTGATGTCGCCTCGAGGAATCTT
Above is a window of Halopseudomonas nanhaiensis DNA encoding:
- a CDS encoding DNA-3-methyladenine glycosylase I, whose protein sequence is MRDYAWLHEFCLNRFGSAAALEASLPVPASDATLRTMPDDRYLSLMALRIFRAGLKHSLVDAKWPAFEEAFFRFDPEKVVLMGGEHIERLMQNPRIIRHLGKLRSVPRNAQLMLDLREEQGGAGAAIAQWPVTDIVGLWRLLSRRASQMGGLSAPRYLRMVGKDTFVPTNDVVAALAAQKIVDRVPSSQRDQAAVQAAFNVWREQSGRPMCQLSVMLAHTGNH
- the ttcA gene encoding tRNA 2-thiocytidine(32) synthetase TtcA; amino-acid sequence: MTSLSVNQNKLQKRLRRLTAEAVTDYHMIEEGDKIMVCLSGGKDSYTLLDMLLHLQKVAPVRFELVAVNMDQKQPGFPEHVLPAYLEQLGVAYYILERDTYSIVKEKIPEGKTTCSLCSRLRRGNLYTYADEIGATKMALGHHRDDIVETFFLNMFYGGNLKAMPPKLRADDGRNVVIRPLAYCNEKDIAAYATMREFPIIPCNLCGSQENLQRKVVKEMLQGWERETPGRVENIFRALRHVQPSQLADTALFDFANLRIDDEATPRFLNVMNL
- a CDS encoding Yip1 family protein; its protein translation is MIHHVVGLFTHPGQEWRDIKGEERTIGPMYLIHVLVLAAIPVVSAYIGTTQVGWAIGTVEPVRLTQASAMYMTVLSYIAMLAGVVVMGAFIHWMARTYDSTPTFNDCLVFAAYTATPLFIAGLSALYPNLWLAMIVGTAAISYTVYLLYQGIPIFMDIPSEEGFLFSSSILAVGLVVLVGMMATAVIFWGFGIGPVYLR
- a CDS encoding DNA-J related domain-containing protein: MTTVTSEQLLPEGFDALLLEILQESPDGTDEFGLIRRIAQERPDSLFAAPGALRDPLKLFQLHFLLFHTLYRLSDTLAASGIQVHIHALRIAIEHRSPSAPGLTCTDPLRAYYLDWSEWARTHEADVQRLLDSFWRGHQQSQPPDDDVDAALMLFELEAPVDRTTIRKRYRQLVSKHHPDRGGDTERLQAINAALLILERYYPAR